In the Pseudorasbora parva isolate DD20220531a chromosome 23, ASM2467924v1, whole genome shotgun sequence genome, one interval contains:
- the si:busm1-57f23.1 gene encoding cystatin-C gives MDVCFLLIVSFLSVFHFSSADQPLEEAVVVARNVELLGGWNNANPEREDVQEAAKEAVEIFNTKSKAKKYFKLINVISARTQVTNMINYKIEATIGKTKCRKSEDANIEACGMTKKLLACKFDVTLNPMNDDHTVERMSCKRSS, from the exons ATGGATGTCTGCTTTCTTCTCATTGTGTCTTTTCTCTCCGTGTTTCACTTCAGCAGTGCTGACCAGCCTTTGGAGGAAGCAGTAGTTGTAGCAA GAAATGTGGAGCTTCTCGGTGGCTGGAACAACGCCAACCCAGAGAGGGAAGATGTTCAAGAAGCTGCTAAAGAAGCTGTAGAGATATTCAACACAAAGTCCAAAGCAAAGAAATACTTCAAACTCATCAATGTAATATCGGCTCGCACTCAG GTAACAAATATGATAAACTACAAAATAGAGGCTACCATTGGAAAGACAAAATGCCGCAAATCAGAAGATGCTAACATTGAAGCTTGTGGCATGACAAAAAAG ctattgGCATGTAAGTTTGATGTAACCCTTAACCCAATGAATGATGACCACACGGTGGAGAGGATGTCCTGCAAAAGATCTTCTTAA